The Coregonus clupeaformis isolate EN_2021a chromosome 35, ASM2061545v1, whole genome shotgun sequence genome includes the window TAAAATCAGACCATTTGAAGGTGGAGCAATTTCATTTGGATGGAGTAAGACTCTTTTGCATCATATTAGTCAGATGAGCCAAGTGCCCTGTACAGTCAGTATGTGTAATCATCAGTCTAGTGCAGCTGGCTATACTGACCTTGGTAAGAGTTGCAATTCTTGCTCTCACTCACACCGGTGTGTAAATGATTGATATCAAAACTTGCACAGTTGTGGTGCAATGGGAGGTGATGGCACACCACTAGACACTCTCAGATAATTGGGTCATTCAACTCAGAGAATAAAATGTAACAGAGGTAGGATTGTGTGTGTTGTAGTGGGGTGTTCGAGAGCTTGTGGCCTAGGCTACACTACCTCAAAAGTGGAGGGAACCAGTACGTCGCTTCAGTTTCAGGAGATTTGGACAAACATCAACTGGCCTTCATACATTGTACTAATAGTAGCCGGAGGCTGAGTGCCATCTGCTGGTCAACTTCTCCATCAACCAACAAAATGCCTGAGTCTCACTGTACAGCGTCAAGGGTCAATTGCTTCCTCTCACTGTTGAAATGGGTGTACAGAAAAGCGAACAGTCTTGTTGAACAGGGTGTAACAAGTACAAATTCCATTACACAATATTTGGAGCAAAGCAAATTATTTTattaagtgtacaaaacatgtgCAAAAATTGTGACTCATTGGAAGAACTACACAAGCATGGCTTTGCCTTAAGAAACCTACACATCACTAATGAACAGACAGTGGATACATACAAGTTGACATGCGAAAACTGGTTGACAGAAAGAGGGCTGATCCCAGGCTGCAGTCTCCTATACTACATTAGATTGCAAATTGTGGCCTTGGTTTCACAGCATTCGATAAGTACCAAGTAAGTGCCCGCTAATGAAACAAACTGCACACTCATCAGCATTCTCCCTTTGATTTCTCCAGCATCGTGCAAAAATAGTTAATTAGGAAGGGCCTCTATGAATGACATTCACAGTTCAGCACATGAAATCAAGCATACAGACACCCTTTTTGGCCCATGTGCTACTTATGAAATTCCCCAGCTCTTTCCTTCTTACCAAACACACGCATACAAATGCACAAACACGACAGGGCTGACTAACTATACCACAGGAAATTATGACCAGTGTCACAAGAAATTACTGAAATAGATGTAACTTTTTTTGCGAACGAGCTAATCATGACTATAACTACGTCTGACAAACTGAAAAACCTGGCATGCAATGAAAATACTATTTGAGCCACTCACATCAAACATGAAAACACATCTAAATGCTTAACACTGACATATGCGGAAGGGGTTGAATATAGTGTTATACATGAATTGAGTAGGGAAAATCGTGGTCACAAACGGGGAGAAGCGGTACTAGGTAAAGCAGTCCTACTACATCTGTCTAAACTGCAACTGAGCCATGAAATCAGGCCTCGTCTATGGAAATCCTATCCAATTGCAACTATGGCACTAAAACGCATGACAAGACACTGAACAAGATGCTAAGCTTGACCTAAACTGTGGTTTAAAGGCCTCTTGGGTTGTGCAGCAAAGCAATAGAGAAAGGCACACAGCTTGTGGATTTGGGGTGGGATATCCAAGACGCCTCCCAAACCCCAAAAGtagcacaaacacacaaacctcCCCACAGACAAATCAGAACACTAGTACGCCACTCATCCCGAGCCATCCATTaccaccctccccctctcctttacAGAATGGTGCACTTTTGCTTCTTCTTCTTGTCCCCGTCTTTCTTGGCGTCTGCCTTCTTGGGCCCGTAGAGGCTGGAAAAGCAGGCCTGGGCGGAGACAGGCTCCCTCAGACTGAGCAGCCACCTCCCCTTGCCATAGTAGGACAGGGAGCCAAGCTCCATCTCCTCCACCAGCTCGCCCTCCTGCCCCGCTTGCTGCAGCGCTAGGATCTCCAGCAGGTCGATACCCGTCTGCAGCTGCTCAACGCCCTCCGCACAGCCCAAGGTGATGTGGGCACGGCTGCCAGCAGGCAGGGTGGTGGCGGCCGGGACTACAGACACTACCTCCTTCTCAGCATCGGCAGGCCACAGGGTCAACTGATCCTCAGAGAGTGAAACCCGGGCACCAACAGTGCGAGGTGTGACGAAGAGGGCACTGAGAGACAACTCGAACACAGAGCCATACAACTCTTTAACGGCCTAGAGGGGGAAAAGTAAAGAGGTTATTTCAAAATGGTCCCCTGAAAAgtgaaaatacatttaaacaatgCACTGGTCATCAGACGTTTAATTCATAAAACAAGGCCAATATGAGCTGTGTAGTAGATCATGGGTTAATAGGATGAGGTTGCATTTGACAAATAATTCCCATCACCAATAcgcactgaataaaaatataaatgcaacatgtaaagtgttggtcccatgtttcatgagttgaaataaaagatccagaaatgttccatgtgcacaaaaggcgtatttctctcaaatgttttgcacaaatttgtttatatacctgttagtaagcatttctcctttgccaagataatccatccagctgacaggtgtggcatatcaagaagctgattaaacattatgattattacacaggtgcaccttgtgctggagaccataaaaggccactctataatgtgcagttttgtcacacaatgccacagatgttttgagggagtgtgcaattggcatgttgactgtaggaatgtccaccagagctgttgccagataatttaatgttcatttctctaccataagccacctccaacgtcgttttagagaatttggcagtacgtccaacaggcctcacaaccgcagatcacgtgtaactatgccagcccaggacctccacatccagcttcttcacctgcgggattgtatgagaccagccacctggacagctgatgaaactgaaaaGCATTTCTGTCTGTAACAAAGCCATTTTATGGGGGAaaacattctgattggctggacctggctcccaagtgggtgggcctatgcccacccaggcccatccacggctgcacccctgcccagtcatgtgaaatccatagattagggtttaaatgaatatacagctctggaagaaattaagagaccactgcaaaaatataaaagtttctctggttttactatttataggtatgtgtttgggtgaaattaacatttttgttttattctataaactactgacaacatttctcccaaataaaaatagtcatttagagcatttatttgcagaaaatgacaactggtcaaaatataaaaaatgatagtgttgtcagacctcgaataatgcaaagaaaataagttcatgttcatttttaaacaacactaatgttttaacttaggaagagttcagaaatcaatattttggtggaataaccctgattttcaatcacagctttcatgcgtcttggcatgctctccaccagtctttcacattgatgttgggtgactttatgccactcctggcgcaaatattcaagcagctcggctttgtttgatggcttgtgaccatccatcttcctcttgatcacattccagaagttttcaatggggttcaggtctggagattgggctggccatgacagggtcttgatctggtggtcctccatccacaacTTGATTGACCGGGCGGTGttgcatggcgcattgtcctgctggaaaaaccaatcctcagagttggggaacaatggtcagagcaaaaggaagcaagttttcttccaggacaacctggtatgtggcttgattcatgcatccttcacaaagacaaatctgcccgattccagcattgctgaagcacccccagatcatcaccgatcctccaccaaatttcacagtgggtgcgagacactgtggcttgtaggcctctccaggtctccgtctaaccattagacaaccaggtgttgggtaaagctgaaaattggactcatcagagaagattatcttatggtccaatccttatggtcttttgcaaacctcagcctggctcttctttgcttctcattgatgaagggcttttttctagctttgcacgacttcagccctgcccctaggagcctgtttcgaactgtcctcgccgtgcacttcacccgagctgccgtttgccattctttttgtaggtcacttgatgtcatcctacggttgttgagtgacattcgaatgagttggcggtcatcccggtcagtagtaGCTCTCCACACGCGTTAATCTAGCCAGcatcatactgtatactgtaagtGCTATGTCCATCTTTAGCTGGTGGAATACTAACCTGTTCCTTTCTGTACAACCTCCTTTTGCTGGAGGTTGTCCAATCATGCTGTTGgcttctgtggtcctctgtagctcagctggtagagcacggcgcttgtaacgccaaggtagtgggttcgatccccgggaccacccatacacaaaaaatgtatgcacgcatgactgtaagtcactttggataaaagcgtctgctaaatggcatattatttattattattagtcattttcgccctctgccgttctgtagctttgttgttttacatttacattttagtcatttagcagactccagagcgacttacagttagtgagtgcatacattatttggccccccgtgggaatcgaatccacaaccctggcgttgcaaacgccatgctctaccaactgagctacatccctgccggccattccctcccctaccctggacgacgctgggccaattgtgcgccgccccattgttgtccccaatgtctgctgcttgaccttgttcttatgaaccgccgtctttgacattttaaggatggaagcaacctgacgctcactgtatccctctgccagtaaagccagaattgaacgcttcttttcctcactcaaaactttccttttcaactcttttggcatggtaaATAGttatttgattaatattacttttgaggtactattagcactgttcttgccatccagctggtcctattgcaagaggatagtgatgaccacagcagtggtttttatacttttcctcattaaataacatttggttcaggtgatcacctaatcagtacctaattcagtagaatgaggtgtgcctgtgttggaattcaacagacactggaatggaagtcatacatgtagagatgctgatttaagaaagatTTGCAGTggtcttaattttttccagagctgtatttcaattgactgatttccttatatgaactgtaactcagtaaaatcgttgaaattgttgcatgttgcgtttatatttttgttcaatatacttTCAGACTTACTGGTTTGTCTGCATATTCCTTGGCTCCCTCAGCCTTGCCATAGTCACAGAATTTGGTAGTGCAATGAAGAGTTCCATTGGCTTGGAAATACTGCTCCAGGTCCACCTCCTTCTCAGCCTCAACAGTGACTGAAAAAACAAAGCAAGCTCAGTTGTCTCAGTCAAGCTCAAGAGACTAAAACCTGATTTAGATACACCAATGAGTCTTGATACACACAATTATACTGTTTATATCACAAGACAGTTGTGCTGTACTCACAGTCAGGCAAGTGCTTCTTGAAGGCCTCaagtgtgtccagtgttttcagGAAGTCCAAGGACGTGCACCTGACCTTGTCCTGGATGCCAGGGAGAAGGAACCAGCCAAAGAAAAGGGGCAGGGACGTCTCCTCAAGGGGAACTTTCATGGCCTGGATCTGGGCCTCCTCTAGCCCCCGCTGAGTTTTCTTGGCCAGCTGTGGCAAGTCTCTGCTCCACTCAGTGCGGGGCTCCAGAAACATGGCCACCAGCCGGTGCTGCTCTGCCACCTCCCCCAGACGGGCCAGCCGATCATGGGTATGGTTGGTGTCATCCACCACTATCACTTGAGCAGATGTTCCTACACTGCAGCAGGCTACCACAGCATCGTCAAAAGCCTTGTACCCATCTGCTGATGCTTCTGGATTCTCCGGTTTCACACCATGGTCATCAGCACAGCAGACAGTGCAGAGACCCTGGTAGCTATCTGCAATGGCGCGTGCCAAGAGGCTCTTGCCACTGCCGGGGAGGCCTCTGAGGATGATTAGAGTGCGAGAGGTGCGAAGGGTGGCTTTGGTCTGCTCATGCTCCAGGAAGGCAAAAGACAGGGTGCCAGGAGTGGGAACCTGCTCGACAACTTCTGCCTTCTGCTGCTCCACTCCATCTGCCCCTTTTCCTATTTCAGCTTCTACCAGTTTCTCTTCCATCATAGTGTCAGCTTCTACTGGTTTCTCTGCTTCCACTTTCTTCACAGTCTCAGCTGCTACTGGTTTCCCTGCTTCCACTTCCTTCACAGTCTCAGCCGCTACTGGTTTCTTTGGCTCTGGTTCCGGTACAATTTCAGCTTCGGTCTGTTTGTCTGCCTCCACTTCCTTTACAGTTTCAGGCTCCACTTGAATCTCTGGCTCCACCTCCAACACAATATCAGATTCTGCCTGCTTCTCAGATTCCCCAGGCTCTTTCTCTTCTGGTTCGAGCAGTTTCACGTCCTCAGATTCTTGCTGTGTGACAGGCTCGAGCGCTGCCTGCTCAGACAGTTTAACAGCCTCTGGGCCGGGTTCTGCCATTTTCTCTGGCGCAGTTTCAATGTTATTCTCTGCCAGAGGCTCATCTAAAGGCAGAGGCTCTGGCGTTTTCTCTGGCATTGGATGCTTTTCAGGCTCTGTGGTCTGGATGTTTTCTGATTCTACATACAATGCTGTAGCTGGCTCAGGGACcttctctgttgatctctctagTTCTGGTTGTTTTTCTGGGTACTTCTCTGCTTTAGTCACAATTTCTGTAGATGTCTCTGGAACCTTCTCAGGAGATGCAGACATTTTCTTTGGTGATTTTTCTGCTTTAGGCTCTGTCTCTTGTGTTTCTTCTGACGTTCCTGATTCCGTCACCATATCTGGCAAATGCTCaatttcttgcccattcactggTGATTTTGCAGGCTCTATTGGAGAGTTGAGTTTTGACTGGGGGCAGTCTCCTGCTTCAGTCTCCTGTTGCTCTCGAGTCTCTGTTTCGGTGTCCAACACCTGGTTCTGCTCAGCATCCATATCTGGGTTCCTCAATGGACCTAATGATAAACACTGGTTTAGACAAAATATTTTCATCCTGAAAATACATGCAATGCTATAATGATACAAAGGAAACTCATACAAATTCAATAACTGGGAAAACAGGAccttcataaataaataaaattactgTACAGCATACAAACAATGAAACTGCGCTGGAATTCAAGCtgtaaaaaattatatataaatctGACACAAATCTTCCCTTGTACAAAGATTTGGGAT containing:
- the LOC123482614 gene encoding 2',3'-cyclic-nucleotide 3'-phosphodiesterase-like — translated: MDAEQNQVLDTETETREQQETEAGDCPQSKLNSPIEPAKSPVNGQEIEHLPDMVTESGTSEETQETEPKAEKSPKKMSASPEKVPETSTEIVTKAEKYPEKQPELERSTEKVPEPATALYVESENIQTTEPEKHPMPEKTPEPLPLDEPLAENNIETAPEKMAEPGPEAVKLSEQAALEPVTQQESEDVKLLEPEEKEPGESEKQAESDIVLEVEPEIQVEPETVKEVEADKQTEAEIVPEPEPKKPVAAETVKEVEAGKPVAAETVKKVEAEKPVEADTMMEEKLVEAEIGKGADGVEQQKAEVVEQVPTPGTLSFAFLEHEQTKATLRTSRTLIILRGLPGSGKSLLARAIADSYQGLCTVCCADDHGVKPENPEASADGYKAFDDAVVACCSVGTSAQVIVVDDTNHTHDRLARLGEVAEQHRLVAMFLEPRTEWSRDLPQLAKKTQRGLEEAQIQAMKVPLEETSLPLFFGWFLLPGIQDKVRCTSLDFLKTLDTLEAFKKHLPDFTVEAEKEVDLEQYFQANGTLHCTTKFCDYGKAEGAKEYADKPAVKELYGSVFELSLSALFVTPRTVGARVSLSEDQLTLWPADAEKEVVSVVPAATTLPAGSRAHITLGCAEGVEQLQTGIDLLEILALQQAGQEGELVEEMELGSLSYYGKGRWLLSLREPVSAQACFSSLYGPKKADAKKDGDKKKKQKCTIL